A single Streptococcus thermophilus DNA region contains:
- a CDS encoding RidA family protein has translation MAKTIHTDKAPAAIGPYVQGKIVGNLLFASGQVPLSPETGEIIGETIQEQTEQVLKNVGAILAEAGTDFDHVVKTTCFLSDINDFVPFNEVYATAFKADFPARSAVEVARLPKDVKIEVEVIAEID, from the coding sequence ATGGCAAAAACTATTCATACTGATAAAGCACCGGCAGCGATTGGACCTTATGTTCAAGGTAAAATCGTAGGAAATCTTTTATTTGCTTCTGGTCAAGTACCATTGTCACCAGAAACAGGTGAAATCATTGGTGAAACCATTCAAGAACAGACAGAACAAGTCCTTAAAAATGTTGGTGCTATTTTGGCGGAAGCTGGAACAGACTTTGACCATGTTGTCAAAACAACTTGTTTCCTTAGCGATATCAATGATTTTGTTCCTTTTAATGAGGTTTATGCGACTGCATTTAAAGCTGACTTCCCTGCACGTTCTGCGGTAGAAGTAGCACGCCTGCCGAAAGATGTTAAAATTGAAGTCGAAGTTATTGCTGAGATTGACTAA